The following coding sequences are from one Pyxidicoccus xibeiensis window:
- a CDS encoding serine/threonine-protein kinase — translation MSGEPMKQERAAAQQREQELFLECLDLEPEARADRLQQALSGGDSALVERVRRLLGIHERAVTTTFSPADGAEGVPREFLGGYKLLQRLGEGGMGTVFLAAQSQPVRRLVAVKVVKPGMDSREVLARFDAERQALALMSHPHIARILDAGATEAGRPYFVMEYVPGVPLTRYCDEAGLGVEARLRLMLDVCAAVQHAHHKGVIHRDLKPSNILVTEVDGQPQPKVIDFGIAKATSAPLTDSSLHTRVGHMMGTPDYMSPEQAAGTPLDVDTRTDVYALGAILYELLTGATPHGFGKRGDALAEVQARLREVDPPKPSARVRGSEEGAAQARRCGADSVGALARRLSGDVDWIVLRALARDRSRRYPTAAALAGDLSRHLKDEPVEAHAPSLAYSLGKLVRRHRAFTGAVALVVAVLSLSSVLLARQAREVAHERDRANAEAATANRVTELLAEVFRAADPNARAAGAELTARQLLDRGTKRVLADLPTPSPARARLLQALGRAHLNLGLYAEALPLVEQALADSRQLLGEDLENTFVLRREVALVQRRLGRLKESEATFKQTLEAARRALGPRHPEVWLATSGLAAVYLGQERLPEATPLLEAAYEGLRTEVGLGDVRTLAVASDLAASRGQSGRYTESAELFTTVLHARERKLGERHPDTLAAASNLAVVYKSLGRYDESIALNQRVLGVRREVQGPDHPETLVSMQNLALLYRRTGDSARAAPLMREAHAGMERVLGPKHMQTLHATYNLGLVLTETPETHAEAEALFQRAVQGYEAAVGPRNMLVPRVLVGLAHLHAKRGDTALAVRELRQSLDAGLSRKAVLDDPTLTSFRTVPELSALLAQP, via the coding sequence GTGTCCGGCGAGCCGATGAAACAGGAGCGCGCGGCGGCGCAGCAGCGGGAGCAGGAGCTGTTCCTGGAGTGCCTGGACCTGGAGCCCGAGGCCCGCGCGGACCGGCTCCAGCAGGCCCTCTCCGGCGGGGACTCGGCGCTGGTGGAGCGGGTGCGGCGGCTGCTGGGCATCCACGAGCGGGCAGTCACGACGACGTTCTCTCCGGCGGACGGCGCGGAGGGCGTGCCCCGGGAGTTCCTCGGCGGCTACAAGCTGCTGCAGCGGCTGGGCGAGGGTGGCATGGGGACGGTGTTCCTCGCAGCCCAGTCCCAGCCCGTGCGGCGGCTGGTGGCCGTCAAGGTCGTGAAGCCCGGCATGGACAGCCGCGAGGTGCTGGCGCGCTTCGATGCCGAGCGCCAGGCGCTGGCCTTGATGTCCCATCCGCACATCGCCCGCATCCTGGACGCGGGAGCGACGGAGGCGGGGCGGCCGTACTTCGTCATGGAGTACGTGCCGGGCGTGCCCCTGACGCGCTACTGCGACGAGGCCGGCCTGGGCGTGGAGGCGCGCCTGCGGCTGATGCTCGACGTCTGCGCGGCCGTGCAGCACGCACACCACAAGGGCGTCATCCACCGTGACCTGAAGCCCTCCAACATCCTCGTCACCGAGGTGGACGGCCAGCCCCAGCCCAAGGTCATCGACTTCGGCATCGCCAAGGCGACGAGCGCCCCGCTCACGGACTCGAGCCTGCACACGCGCGTGGGCCACATGATGGGCACGCCGGACTACATGAGCCCGGAGCAGGCGGCGGGCACGCCCCTGGACGTGGACACGCGCACCGACGTGTACGCGCTCGGCGCCATCCTCTACGAGCTGCTCACGGGGGCAACGCCCCATGGCTTCGGCAAGCGGGGAGATGCGCTCGCGGAGGTACAGGCCCGGCTGCGGGAGGTGGACCCACCCAAGCCGAGCGCGCGGGTGCGGGGCTCGGAGGAGGGGGCCGCCCAGGCACGGCGCTGCGGCGCGGACTCGGTGGGGGCGCTGGCGCGTCGCCTGTCGGGAGACGTGGACTGGATTGTCCTCCGCGCGCTGGCCCGGGACCGCTCGCGTCGCTACCCCACGGCGGCGGCGCTGGCGGGAGACCTGTCGCGGCACCTGAAGGACGAGCCCGTGGAGGCGCATGCGCCGTCGCTGGCCTACAGCCTGGGCAAGCTCGTGCGCCGGCACCGCGCCTTCACGGGGGCCGTCGCGCTGGTGGTGGCGGTGCTCTCGCTCTCCTCGGTGCTGCTGGCGCGGCAGGCGCGCGAGGTGGCGCATGAGCGGGACCGCGCCAACGCCGAGGCCGCCACCGCGAACCGCGTGACGGAGCTGCTGGCCGAGGTGTTCCGCGCCGCCGACCCCAACGCCCGTGCCGCGGGCGCGGAGCTCACGGCGCGGCAACTGCTGGACCGGGGCACGAAGCGCGTGCTGGCGGACCTGCCCACGCCGTCGCCCGCGCGCGCCCGGCTGCTCCAGGCGCTGGGGCGCGCGCACCTCAACCTGGGCCTGTACGCGGAGGCGCTGCCTCTGGTGGAGCAGGCGCTGGCCGACAGCCGGCAGTTGCTGGGAGAGGACCTGGAGAACACCTTCGTGCTGCGGCGCGAGGTGGCCCTGGTGCAGCGCCGCCTGGGCCGGCTGAAGGAGTCCGAGGCCACCTTCAAGCAGACGCTGGAGGCCGCGCGAAGGGCGCTGGGGCCCCGGCATCCGGAGGTGTGGTTGGCGACCAGCGGGCTCGCCGCGGTGTACCTCGGCCAGGAGCGGCTGCCGGAGGCGACGCCCCTGCTGGAGGCGGCCTACGAGGGGCTGCGGACGGAGGTGGGGCTCGGGGACGTGCGGACGCTGGCGGTGGCCAGCGACCTGGCGGCGTCGCGCGGACAGTCGGGCCGGTACACGGAGTCGGCGGAGCTCTTCACCACCGTGCTTCACGCACGGGAGCGCAAGCTGGGGGAGCGCCACCCGGACACGCTGGCGGCTGCCTCGAACCTGGCCGTCGTGTACAAGAGCCTGGGGCGCTACGACGAGTCGATTGCCCTCAACCAGCGGGTGCTGGGCGTGCGGCGGGAGGTCCAGGGGCCGGACCACCCCGAGACGCTGGTGTCCATGCAGAACCTCGCGCTGCTGTACCGCCGCACGGGCGACTCCGCGCGCGCGGCGCCGCTGATGCGCGAGGCGCACGCCGGGATGGAGCGCGTGCTGGGGCCGAAGCACATGCAGACGCTGCACGCGACGTACAACCTGGGCCTGGTGCTGACGGAGACCCCGGAGACGCACGCGGAGGCGGAGGCGCTGTTCCAGCGGGCCGTGCAGGGCTACGAAGCGGCGGTGGGACCGCGCAACATGCTGGTGCCCCGCGTGCTCGTAGGGCTGGCCCACCTCCATGCGAAGCGGGGAGACACGGCCCTGGCGGTGCGCGAGCTGCGGCAGTCGTTGGACGCGGGCCTGTCTCGCAAGGCCGTGCTCGACGACCCGACGCTGACCTCGTTCCGGACCGTGCCGGAGCTCTCGGCGCTGCTGGCACAGCCGTAG